One genomic segment of Blastopirellula marina includes these proteins:
- the pseB gene encoding UDP-N-acetylglucosamine 4,6-dehydratase (inverting) has translation MNSILITGGTGSFGNAFVKRLLTLKDVPSRIVIYSRDELKQYEMRQRFPADEYPQLRYFIGDVRDGERLARAMEGIDTVVHAAALKQVPTAEYNPFECIQTNVMGAQNVISAALQQKVRKVVALSTDKACAPINLYGATKLCSDKLFVAANNIKGSREVTFSAVRYGNVMGSRGSVIPFFMERRNSGTLPITDPRMTRFNILLSEGVDLVLTALNKSLGGELFVPKIPSYRITDVATAIGPDCEQKIIGIRAGEKLHEEMITAIDSLQTLETANHFIMIPSHPHRSLTEQIKRFTDFHEAELVPEGFSYCSETNDQWLTVDDIRNLIETQIF, from the coding sequence ATGAACAGCATTCTTATCACCGGCGGCACGGGGTCGTTCGGAAATGCCTTTGTCAAACGCCTTCTTACCCTGAAGGATGTCCCATCACGCATCGTCATCTATTCTCGTGATGAACTAAAGCAGTATGAAATGCGGCAGAGGTTTCCCGCTGACGAATATCCTCAACTCCGGTATTTCATTGGAGATGTTCGCGACGGCGAACGATTGGCTCGTGCGATGGAAGGGATCGATACGGTCGTTCACGCCGCTGCATTGAAACAAGTTCCGACCGCGGAATACAATCCGTTTGAGTGCATTCAGACCAACGTGATGGGCGCTCAAAATGTCATCTCGGCTGCCCTGCAGCAGAAAGTCCGCAAAGTAGTTGCCTTGTCCACCGATAAAGCGTGTGCTCCCATAAATCTGTATGGTGCTACTAAACTATGCTCGGACAAACTGTTTGTCGCAGCGAATAATATTAAAGGGTCTCGTGAGGTCACGTTTTCCGCAGTTCGTTATGGAAATGTAATGGGCTCCCGCGGTTCGGTTATTCCATTTTTTATGGAACGTCGCAACAGCGGAACGCTGCCAATCACCGACCCACGCATGACTCGCTTTAATATCCTTCTTAGTGAAGGTGTCGACTTAGTGCTGACGGCGTTAAACAAATCATTGGGAGGTGAGTTGTTTGTCCCGAAGATCCCTTCCTATCGGATTACGGATGTTGCGACAGCAATCGGTCCAGATTGCGAACAAAAGATTATTGGCATCAGGGCAGGCGAAAAACTACACGAGGAAATGATTACCGCGATCGACTCCTTGCAAACTCTGGAGACTGCCAATCATTTCATTATGATTCCATCGCACCCACATCGAAGCTTGACCGAGCAAATCAAAAGGTTCACCGACTTCCACGAGGCTGAGCTTGTCCCAGAAGGTTTCTCCTATTGTTCTGAAACAAATGATCAATGGCTAACAGTTGATGACATCAGGAACTTGATCGAAACTCAGATATTCTAG
- a CDS encoding polysaccharide ABC transporter ATP-binding protein — translation MQNPAIRVEGLGKKFKIGTHQYGHRLTELISGYARSAITAPAKYFGGQSNSVTHTPAEFWAFRNLNFNIQAGDVVGIIGRNGAGKSTLLKVLSRITEPTEGRFGVRGRISSLLEVGTGFHPELTGRENVYLSGVVLGMKRAEIKRKFDQIVAFSGTEKFLDTPVKRFSSGMQVRLGFAVAAFLEPEILIVDEVLAVGDHEFQKKCLGKMSDIAQEGRTILFVSHNAGAVKQMCTRCIWLRDGSVHSDGDPQSVLTDYMSPDQGDLYHLPVQGNLGVEVRSVSLNEVPLRIDRRVRFTSPFDLTFEIASQASLPNLQLAVRIGKRETPLCELNTAYDGNCVSVDSDDLVSVTCHIHSLPLLPGTYDLSLKISGTGLSRDLLPWTPVGELEVIPNLENEDCNDAQFHRPFESRPPVHCAHTWAVRQREPLTTRNE, via the coding sequence ATGCAGAATCCCGCGATCCGAGTCGAAGGACTGGGAAAGAAGTTCAAAATCGGTACCCATCAATACGGTCATCGCCTGACCGAGTTGATCTCAGGCTATGCGCGTTCGGCCATCACGGCCCCAGCCAAATACTTCGGCGGTCAAAGCAACTCAGTTACTCACACGCCAGCTGAATTCTGGGCATTTCGCAACCTCAACTTCAACATTCAGGCAGGGGATGTCGTCGGAATCATCGGTCGCAATGGAGCAGGAAAAAGCACTCTACTGAAGGTCCTATCGCGTATTACGGAGCCAACTGAAGGCCGCTTTGGCGTTCGGGGGCGAATCAGTTCACTGCTGGAGGTCGGTACCGGGTTTCATCCTGAATTGACAGGCAGAGAGAATGTTTACCTCAGTGGCGTTGTGCTGGGCATGAAGCGAGCCGAGATAAAGCGGAAGTTTGATCAGATCGTCGCGTTCTCTGGTACAGAGAAATTCTTGGATACGCCCGTAAAGCGATTCTCATCAGGCATGCAAGTACGACTCGGATTCGCCGTGGCAGCGTTTCTAGAACCAGAAATTCTCATCGTGGACGAAGTCCTTGCGGTGGGCGACCACGAATTTCAGAAGAAGTGCCTGGGGAAGATGTCTGATATTGCCCAGGAAGGACGCACGATTCTTTTCGTTAGCCATAACGCTGGTGCCGTGAAACAAATGTGCACGCGATGCATTTGGCTCCGTGACGGGTCGGTCCACAGTGATGGCGATCCCCAGTCGGTGCTCACCGACTACATGTCCCCTGACCAGGGAGACCTCTACCACTTGCCTGTGCAGGGAAATCTGGGCGTAGAAGTCCGCTCCGTTTCGCTCAACGAGGTCCCCCTCCGTATCGATCGGCGTGTCCGCTTCACTTCGCCATTCGACCTGACATTCGAGATCGCTTCGCAGGCATCCCTACCCAATCTCCAGTTGGCGGTGCGTATTGGCAAACGCGAGACTCCGCTCTGCGAACTTAATACTGCCTACGACGGAAATTGTGTATCTGTCGATTCAGACGATCTGGTTTCGGTTACTTGTCACATTCATTCTCTGCCACTACTTCCAGGCACCTACGACCTCTCGCTAAAGATCAGTGGTACCGGATTGAGCAGAGACCTGCTTCCCTGGACTCCGGTCGGAGAGCTTGAAGTTATCCCCAATCTCGAAAACGAAGACTGTAACGACGCTCAATTCCACAGGCCCTTCGAGTCGCGTCCTCCAGTCCACTGCGCTCACACTTGGGCGGTTCGGCAAAGAGAACCATTGACTACGAGAAATGAATAG
- a CDS encoding ABC transporter permease, whose product MASGEVQDDLQYHGARHRWDLIDIQEVWRFRELIWMFALRDLKVRYRQTYVGIAWAVIQPLAMLLVFSFFFQISGGSPSDSGLPYAIVALCGLIPWQLFASTVTSGTQSIVMNKQLVTKVYFPKIILPISSVAISLVDFSIAFCMLLIVMAWYQVVPTAAIFLLPFMIVSVVVCSLAVSLWLSALNAIYRDVQYLVPFMLQVGLLASPTVYEASMVSPQWRWLYSLNPMVGPLEGFRWALLGTSPPAMAPMAISLGCMFAILIGGMIYFRRMERFFSDRI is encoded by the coding sequence ATGGCTTCGGGCGAAGTACAGGACGACCTTCAGTATCACGGTGCTCGTCATCGGTGGGACCTGATCGACATCCAGGAAGTCTGGAGGTTTCGCGAGTTGATCTGGATGTTTGCCCTACGTGACTTGAAGGTCCGTTATCGTCAGACATACGTCGGCATTGCCTGGGCAGTCATCCAACCGCTCGCCATGCTGCTCGTCTTTAGCTTCTTCTTCCAAATATCGGGCGGCAGTCCCTCGGATAGTGGCCTGCCCTATGCGATTGTCGCACTATGCGGCTTGATTCCCTGGCAACTGTTTGCCTCGACGGTAACTTCAGGCACCCAGTCGATCGTGATGAACAAGCAATTGGTGACGAAGGTATACTTCCCTAAGATTATCCTGCCTATCTCTTCTGTTGCCATTTCGTTGGTCGATTTCAGCATCGCTTTTTGCATGTTGCTTATCGTCATGGCCTGGTATCAGGTTGTGCCAACAGCGGCGATTTTTCTTTTACCATTTATGATCGTGAGCGTTGTTGTCTGCTCGCTCGCCGTCTCCCTATGGCTGTCTGCTCTCAATGCGATCTACCGAGATGTTCAGTATCTCGTTCCATTTATGCTCCAGGTGGGGCTACTGGCGAGTCCCACCGTGTACGAAGCCTCGATGGTTTCACCGCAATGGAGATGGCTGTACTCGCTCAATCCAATGGTTGGCCCTCTAGAAGGATTTCGCTGGGCATTGCTGGGCACGTCTCCACCGGCAATGGCCCCGATGGCAATCTCTCTCGGTTGTATGTTCGCCATCCTAATCGGAGGCATGATCTATTTCCGACGGATGGAACGTTTCTTTTCGGATCGAATCTAG
- a CDS encoding sigma-70 family RNA polymerase sigma factor encodes MTFTKKNEEFVRLYAKDEGRLRRYVCALVPVMADVDDILQETAIALMRKFDQFDSTQPFFNWACRFALYEVLQHRKRAKTRRRHFSEEVVEAIAAEYQQHQQLSERRKAALAGCLHKLEDQDRRLVEMRYFSDETVESLAQRIEEPVAKLYRSLARIRYLLAVCVRKSLAAEGTL; translated from the coding sequence GTGACATTCACCAAAAAGAATGAAGAGTTTGTTCGTTTGTATGCCAAGGACGAAGGTCGCTTGCGGCGATATGTTTGCGCACTGGTTCCAGTGATGGCTGACGTAGACGACATTCTCCAAGAAACGGCAATTGCCCTGATGCGGAAGTTCGACCAATTCGATTCGACGCAACCATTCTTCAATTGGGCATGCCGTTTTGCCTTGTACGAGGTCTTGCAGCATCGAAAGCGTGCCAAGACGCGAAGGCGTCATTTTTCGGAGGAAGTGGTCGAGGCGATCGCAGCCGAATACCAGCAACATCAGCAGTTGTCGGAACGGCGAAAAGCGGCCCTCGCCGGATGTCTGCATAAGTTAGAGGACCAAGATCGACGTTTGGTTGAAATGCGATACTTCAGTGACGAGACCGTTGAGAGTTTGGCACAGAGAATTGAAGAGCCTGTGGCAAAGCTCTATCGTTCTTTGGCTCGAATCCGATACTTGCTGGCTGTCTGCGTTCGTAAATCGCTTGCTGCGGAGGGTACACTGTGA
- a CDS encoding FecR domain-containing protein translates to MSEANSNGNRQMSDLITALIDGSITDEQFLGLDQLLKEDPTARQLYLDALQIHEDLPEVVFSVNQESLSELASRDGEANSTRGSGVALWQSGLAIAILLPIAFLIGAMLPLGPRPVAQDSGSQKTRSQPTTHSQRIDGVQFANLAHARFFGEMPPKIYSSPIQQRDYVLMEGMVELAFEKGASAIIEGPAVFRIESNEKLALDIGRCSVHAPEGAEGFQVETPEVNVIDRGTRFSVVVLEDNATEVQVIEGAADIYGKERAVKTNVESEASGLRLSSSDARRFSYEDPQVAVSVPFKVEQYTRHLPDRVVAYEAAMSSDGRAGELVGVEVQRGGERYHYTVEDLIGSQITHFHAQDSHGYLIGDKQLPEVHSSFASDRSIRTGAINIGGSRQPLDASPNLAVNEEAGQYGTPGMAIRFDRPVKNGPGADVVFFELQMFSNPLVGDAFHVSPLDFREGLHSHTVTSYDLTLESPEALQVQTLFLQKFEQVPRSLAQLEKFESIPVVQAVKFHAIAVGIDLSDLGYEDGAIVDGLFFQDALNDDDIVDPTFIAGLPEVE, encoded by the coding sequence GTGAGTGAAGCCAATAGCAATGGCAATCGCCAAATGAGCGATTTGATCACCGCATTGATCGATGGCTCGATTACCGATGAGCAGTTTCTTGGGCTCGACCAGTTGCTAAAAGAAGATCCGACAGCAAGGCAACTCTATTTAGATGCTTTGCAAATTCACGAGGATCTACCTGAAGTTGTATTCTCTGTGAATCAAGAGTCCTTGTCGGAACTCGCATCACGAGATGGTGAAGCAAACAGCACTCGTGGTTCAGGCGTAGCCCTTTGGCAATCGGGACTGGCAATTGCCATCTTGTTGCCGATCGCGTTCCTGATCGGAGCGATGCTTCCTCTGGGGCCAAGGCCTGTCGCGCAAGACTCAGGTTCCCAAAAGACTCGCTCTCAGCCAACAACACATAGTCAGAGGATCGACGGCGTGCAATTCGCCAACCTGGCCCACGCTCGATTCTTCGGTGAGATGCCTCCGAAGATTTATTCTTCTCCGATACAGCAGCGTGACTATGTATTGATGGAGGGCATGGTCGAGCTCGCTTTTGAAAAGGGGGCGTCTGCAATTATCGAAGGCCCGGCTGTCTTTCGAATTGAATCTAACGAGAAATTAGCCCTCGATATTGGCCGTTGCAGTGTCCATGCTCCTGAAGGTGCCGAGGGCTTTCAGGTAGAGACACCGGAAGTGAATGTTATCGATCGTGGTACGCGATTCTCAGTTGTTGTGCTGGAAGATAATGCTACTGAAGTGCAAGTTATTGAAGGGGCAGCTGACATCTACGGAAAGGAAAGGGCGGTAAAAACGAATGTCGAAAGCGAGGCATCCGGATTGCGCCTTAGCTCCTCAGATGCCCGTCGGTTTTCCTACGAGGACCCGCAGGTAGCAGTCTCCGTTCCTTTTAAGGTTGAGCAATACACGCGGCATCTGCCAGATCGAGTTGTCGCTTACGAAGCGGCGATGTCAAGCGATGGCCGTGCCGGCGAGTTGGTTGGCGTTGAGGTTCAGCGCGGTGGTGAGCGGTATCACTATACGGTGGAAGACCTCATCGGTTCTCAGATCACGCATTTCCATGCTCAGGACAGCCACGGCTATTTGATCGGAGATAAACAGTTACCGGAAGTTCATTCCAGCTTCGCTTCGGACCGAAGCATCCGCACCGGTGCTATCAACATTGGCGGAAGTCGGCAGCCATTAGATGCGAGTCCCAACCTGGCTGTTAATGAAGAAGCAGGGCAATACGGTACGCCTGGCATGGCGATCCGTTTTGATCGCCCTGTGAAGAACGGTCCCGGAGCGGACGTTGTTTTCTTTGAGCTTCAAATGTTTTCGAACCCGCTTGTAGGCGATGCCTTTCATGTGAGCCCGCTCGATTTTCGAGAGGGCTTGCATTCGCATACGGTGACTTCCTACGACCTTACCTTGGAGTCACCGGAAGCGTTGCAAGTGCAAACGCTGTTCCTGCAGAAGTTTGAGCAAGTGCCCCGGTCCCTGGCCCAATTAGAAAAATTTGAATCGATACCCGTCGTTCAGGCCGTCAAGTTTCACGCAATTGCAGTAGGAATTGACCTTTCCGACCTAGGCTATGAAGACGGGGCAATTGTCGACGGATTGTTTTTTCAGGATGCCCTGAATGACGATGACATCGTCGATCCAACCTTCATTGCTGGTCTGCCGGAGGTCGAGTAA
- a CDS encoding DUF1559 domain-containing protein — MHPSFSRSRQPGFTLVELLVVIAIIGILIALLLPAVQQAREAARRMQCSNNLKQMGLACHNYMDISQGSFPPGSYYKLQSGQWNSHGWAVAILPFIEQNALYDQYDFSQNPLGTAHQDIRRTVIDGYICPSFNGASKNTSSSLFSDGALLTYQGVAGVYFNDPARDQNLPGNAGHGMITSNGVFRINGERRAADIVDGLSNTIMIGDYTHSDRTGVNSGFPGNVRVWIAGTTSTVNGALYNVKIIYEDTINSRRDRNDGIAFNHLPFTSKHPGGANFVAADGSVHFLPETINFDVYRAVATINGGETHSIP; from the coding sequence ATGCATCCATCATTTTCACGGTCACGTCAGCCAGGATTTACGCTTGTCGAGTTGCTGGTTGTTATCGCAATCATCGGAATACTTATCGCTCTCTTGCTGCCGGCCGTGCAACAGGCCCGCGAGGCAGCTCGTCGTATGCAATGCTCGAACAATCTGAAGCAGATGGGATTGGCTTGTCATAATTATATGGATATCAGTCAGGGGAGCTTCCCGCCTGGTTCCTATTACAAGCTGCAGTCTGGCCAGTGGAATTCACATGGTTGGGCCGTGGCTATCTTACCGTTCATTGAGCAGAACGCTTTGTATGATCAGTACGACTTTTCACAGAATCCCTTAGGGACCGCCCATCAAGATATCCGTCGAACGGTCATCGATGGGTACATCTGTCCGAGTTTCAATGGAGCTTCGAAGAATACGTCGAGTTCGCTGTTTTCCGACGGGGCACTGCTTACCTACCAAGGGGTTGCTGGCGTCTACTTCAACGACCCGGCCCGTGATCAAAACCTGCCGGGCAATGCCGGGCATGGGATGATCACGTCCAACGGTGTCTTCCGGATCAATGGCGAGCGTCGCGCTGCCGATATTGTCGACGGTTTAAGTAATACGATCATGATTGGTGATTACACGCACAGTGATCGTACAGGCGTCAATAGCGGGTTTCCCGGCAACGTGCGAGTCTGGATCGCGGGAACGACCAGTACCGTCAATGGTGCTCTTTACAACGTGAAGATCATTTACGAGGACACGATCAACTCGCGCCGTGATCGAAATGATGGGATTGCGTTCAACCACTTACCATTTACCAGTAAACACCCCGGTGGTGCCAATTTTGTGGCGGCCGACGGCAGTGTTCATTTCCTACCTGAGACCATCAACTTTGACGTCTACAGAGCGGTTGCCACGATTAATGGTGGTGAAACCCACTCCATTCCTTAG
- a CDS encoding DUF1553 domain-containing protein: MNLIRPILIPCLLLATWSLPFAIAEEPAASWEFGTEEETPLRSVGGVHRDVPGPRPPSFPDFAVNNTAVEFDGSGARFVFSDPGKLSPFDFTNGDEITLEAWVNIRELGEGDNTYVIGKGRTNRAGFARDNQNWALRIRRLDGKACVSFLFATPSTTGDQKHWHRWTSREGFVPRSGWHHVAATYRFGEPKSVGTWIDGQKVDGFWDMGGPTEDAPVVDDDEIWIGSSMGGASTASFRGGLDSIAIHREILSDETIQKRFRYEGKRTIIGPAPETMPALGYIAPNEIQVTFHEDFPAHDRWLMTDESFPEVAARWTGKSFLLDQLPLKYDDWGIRTAWKAPVVIRMAGNVMLPQGDHTLLLRARSMSRVWVDGKLIAKTEPLSGSPDGEEPITPVAEPPAPGHRAKWHRCQEVKERISIEKSGPVRVVVEAIAGGKRFRAEPGELTVAISTDGEETFSVLRPLNLASDPLPLIDAAVEAELDQISASMTKLNDHTRHVAAAIEDQRWTQRHKMGRDWVASYPQPSVPKTLPAIKHPVDAFIVARLDEVKAARSDSPMAESDHFHSKVLPILRSECFRCHGDKDKGGLSLNDRELAVMGGFSGEPAISPGDPHASAMITRMRSKDEETRMPPTGKPVSEEKIQIIEKWIADGAKWPQPSLAADRTTRSPIVNDATFIRRAFLDTVGVVPSEADVTAFLNDESPDKREKLIDQLLADPRWADHWVSYWQDLLAENPTMINATLNATGPFRWFLYDSLVDDKGVDRMVTELMMMRGSAPEGGSAGFAQAAQNDSPFAAKGHVVASAFLGVEMQCARCHDSPYHSTTQRDLYSLAAMFARKSVTVPTSSTVPPGFFEAKERESLIKVTLKPGEPVTPTWPFAKLTGADDDEQLWSLMQNKDDSREKLATLITAPQNTRFAQVITNRVWRRLIGAGIVELPQDWEGNPPSHPELLEWLAKELVANDYDIKHLVKVIMTSDLYQQEAIGENLSAEPAQRLFNAPERRRMTAEQIVDSLYVATGQDMDVETMTIDPDGRRAASSRNNFGTPHRSWMFVSLSNERDRPSLTFPYAAMVAEMLTAFGWSADRQAPKTDRETDPNIRQPAVMANSNLTINLTKASNHSVLADLAVDAKSVDALIDSIFLRLLSRYPTDEERLLFNERLSEGFEDRLVPASEIVQPEPRERLPQVTWSNHLRSEANTIQQEHAQRVRQGPPADPRLKSDWRMRYEDFVWSVVNLKEFVWMP; the protein is encoded by the coding sequence ATGAATCTTATCCGTCCAATCTTGATTCCGTGTTTGCTACTGGCGACATGGAGCTTGCCTTTTGCGATCGCGGAAGAGCCCGCTGCGAGTTGGGAATTTGGGACTGAAGAGGAGACGCCGCTTAGATCTGTGGGCGGAGTCCATCGCGACGTACCCGGCCCCAGGCCGCCGAGTTTTCCCGACTTTGCTGTCAATAACACGGCTGTTGAATTTGATGGCAGTGGAGCGAGATTCGTTTTCTCCGACCCCGGTAAGCTCAGTCCATTCGATTTCACCAACGGCGATGAAATTACCCTGGAGGCGTGGGTTAATATCCGTGAACTGGGTGAGGGGGATAACACCTATGTGATTGGCAAAGGGAGAACGAATCGAGCAGGCTTTGCACGTGACAATCAGAACTGGGCTCTTCGTATTCGACGTCTTGATGGCAAGGCATGCGTGAGTTTCCTGTTCGCTACCCCAAGCACCACGGGAGACCAAAAGCATTGGCATCGCTGGACATCACGCGAAGGGTTTGTCCCTCGCAGTGGTTGGCATCATGTCGCGGCAACTTATCGATTTGGCGAGCCTAAGAGCGTTGGTACATGGATCGACGGGCAGAAGGTCGACGGCTTCTGGGATATGGGTGGTCCGACAGAGGACGCTCCCGTTGTCGACGATGATGAAATCTGGATTGGTTCCTCGATGGGAGGTGCATCGACGGCGAGCTTCCGAGGTGGGCTCGACTCGATTGCCATTCATCGCGAGATTCTTAGTGACGAAACGATCCAGAAGCGTTTTCGCTACGAGGGCAAGCGAACGATTATCGGTCCGGCACCAGAAACCATGCCTGCTCTCGGTTATATCGCTCCGAACGAGATTCAAGTCACATTTCATGAGGACTTTCCTGCCCATGATCGCTGGCTGATGACGGACGAGAGCTTCCCGGAAGTTGCCGCACGATGGACTGGCAAGTCGTTCTTGCTTGACCAGCTTCCCCTGAAATATGACGATTGGGGAATTCGTACGGCCTGGAAGGCACCAGTTGTTATACGGATGGCAGGCAACGTGATGCTACCGCAAGGCGACCACACGCTGCTTCTGCGGGCCCGAAGTATGTCGCGGGTATGGGTCGACGGTAAACTGATTGCGAAAACCGAACCTCTTTCGGGTTCTCCCGATGGCGAAGAGCCGATTACGCCTGTAGCAGAGCCGCCTGCACCGGGGCATCGAGCGAAGTGGCATCGTTGCCAGGAAGTGAAAGAGCGTATTTCCATTGAGAAATCAGGCCCTGTTCGCGTGGTCGTGGAAGCAATCGCCGGTGGCAAGCGTTTCCGAGCTGAGCCTGGCGAACTGACGGTGGCTATCAGCACCGACGGCGAAGAGACCTTCTCGGTATTGCGACCGTTAAATCTTGCGAGTGATCCGCTGCCTTTGATCGACGCCGCTGTCGAAGCAGAGCTTGATCAAATTTCAGCGTCCATGACAAAACTCAATGACCACACTCGCCATGTCGCAGCAGCGATTGAAGATCAACGCTGGACGCAGCGTCACAAGATGGGACGAGACTGGGTAGCCTCATATCCGCAGCCAAGCGTTCCGAAAACTTTGCCAGCTATAAAGCACCCGGTGGATGCGTTTATCGTCGCTCGACTCGATGAAGTCAAAGCAGCTAGAAGTGATTCGCCCATGGCCGAATCGGATCATTTTCATTCGAAGGTGTTACCCATTCTTCGTAGTGAGTGTTTTCGCTGTCATGGCGATAAAGACAAAGGTGGTCTTTCGCTGAACGACCGTGAGCTGGCCGTGATGGGAGGTTTCTCAGGCGAGCCAGCTATTTCGCCAGGCGATCCGCATGCCAGCGCGATGATCACGCGGATGCGAAGTAAGGACGAAGAGACGAGGATGCCACCAACTGGCAAGCCTGTTTCGGAAGAGAAGATCCAGATTATCGAGAAGTGGATTGCCGATGGAGCGAAGTGGCCACAGCCGTCACTCGCTGCAGACCGTACGACACGTTCCCCGATCGTGAATGACGCTACATTCATCCGGCGAGCTTTTCTCGATACGGTTGGTGTCGTCCCTTCTGAGGCCGACGTGACTGCGTTCTTAAACGACGAATCTCCTGATAAACGCGAAAAGCTGATCGATCAGTTGCTCGCCGACCCGCGTTGGGCGGATCACTGGGTCAGCTACTGGCAGGATCTTCTTGCGGAAAATCCGACGATGATCAACGCGACACTCAATGCGACGGGACCGTTTCGCTGGTTCCTGTACGACTCGCTTGTCGATGACAAGGGAGTCGATCGAATGGTCACCGAATTGATGATGATGCGTGGTAGTGCACCGGAAGGGGGTAGTGCTGGTTTTGCTCAGGCAGCCCAGAATGACTCTCCATTCGCAGCCAAGGGACATGTCGTAGCGAGCGCGTTTCTAGGAGTCGAGATGCAATGTGCTCGCTGTCACGACTCTCCCTATCATTCCACGACCCAGCGTGATCTGTACTCGCTTGCGGCCATGTTTGCTCGGAAATCGGTGACGGTGCCTACGTCGAGTACCGTGCCTCCAGGGTTTTTTGAGGCCAAAGAGCGAGAGTCTTTGATTAAGGTAACCTTGAAGCCAGGGGAACCCGTGACACCGACTTGGCCTTTCGCAAAACTGACAGGGGCAGATGACGACGAGCAGTTGTGGAGTTTGATGCAAAACAAGGACGATAGCCGCGAGAAACTAGCGACGTTAATCACGGCCCCGCAGAACACACGTTTCGCACAGGTGATTACCAATCGCGTATGGCGTCGCCTGATCGGTGCCGGCATTGTCGAACTTCCGCAAGACTGGGAAGGGAATCCGCCAAGTCATCCAGAACTGCTCGAGTGGTTGGCGAAAGAACTCGTTGCAAACGACTATGACATTAAACACCTGGTTAAGGTGATCATGACGTCGGATCTGTATCAGCAAGAGGCGATTGGCGAAAATCTGAGTGCTGAACCTGCCCAGCGGCTGTTCAATGCACCAGAGCGTCGCCGGATGACGGCCGAGCAAATTGTCGACTCGCTATACGTTGCAACGGGACAAGATATGGATGTCGAAACGATGACGATCGATCCTGACGGTCGTCGTGCGGCAAGTAGCCGGAACAACTTTGGGACGCCGCATCGCAGTTGGATGTTCGTGAGCCTCTCCAACGAGCGAGATCGACCGAGCCTGACATTTCCCTATGCTGCCATGGTTGCGGAAATGCTTACGGCGTTTGGATGGTCGGCCGATCGCCAGGCACCCAAGACCGATCGTGAAACCGATCCGAATATTCGGCAACCGGCCGTCATGGCAAATAGCAACTTGACAATCAACTTGACAAAAGCATCTAACCATTCGGTTTTGGCTGACTTGGCGGTGGATGCCAAATCGGTTGATGCTTTGATCGATTCCATCTTTCTTCGGCTATTGAGTCGATATCCTACGGATGAGGAACGTTTGTTATTTAATGAACGCCTATCCGAAGGCTTTGAAGACCGACTGGTTCCCGCAAGTGAGATCGTTCAACCAGAACCACGGGAGCGTTTGCCCCAAGTTACATGGTCGAATCATTTGCGATCGGAAGCGAACACGATTCAGCAGGAGCATGCCCAGCGTGTTCGCCAGGGTCCACCTGCTGATCCGCGTCTTAAATCGGACTGGCGCATGCGTTACGAAGACTTCGTGTGGAGTGTCGTCAATCTTAAAGAATTTGTATGGATGCCCTAG